The genomic interval CTGACCCATAGATTAAATCTTCAATCGAAATTCGTGGTTCAGTATTCTGGCAACATGGGATTGCTACATGACATAGATTCATTTGTACTTGTGGCTAAAAGACTTACAGATTATAAAAATATTCACTTTTTGTTCATAGGCAACGGGAAAAGACAAAAAAGGGCAAAAAAACTATCCGCCCAAATGAAAAATATAACCTGGCTGCCCAAGCAACCAAAAACTGACCTCGCCGAAGTACTCGCTGCCTGCCATATCGGCCTGATTTCACTTAGAGAAAACATGCTTGGCTATGCTGTACCAAGTAAATTATACGGCATAATGGCTTCGGAACGAGCTGTAATTGCAATGGTACCAAAAGGTTCTGAAACCGAACTAGCTATCACAGAAAGCCATTGTGGTATAGTCACGTCCGGAATTCAAGACACCACTTCAGCAATCTTGGAATTATATTATAATAGAAAAAAACTAGCCCAACTGGCAACCAATGGCTATCAGGAATTTTTGAAAAAATATACGCTGGCCAAAGCAATTTCCAAATACGAACAACTATGCCAAGGCCATTGACAAATTTTATTCATGTCAATGGCTATACCATCATATTGACCCTATGGTTTGGCGCAGAAGCCTTTGTGATTCAAGAGCTTACCATTTCGTCGCCCCATAACAATATCATAAATTCTTTGGGCATAAAATCTCTCCGGGCCCTCATTGATTTTTCCTTTGCATACTTTTTAATTGCGACATTACAACGCAAATACCAAATGCTGCTGTATAATCTCTTCGAATTTATACTATCGCTCACATTTCTTACCTATTACCGCTACTTCAAAGTCCCCATATCTTTGGATGTAATAGCCACACAATTCCATGAATTTATGGCCATAGCAAACATCGCCATCCCATTGATCAGCCCAACGGCGACATCGATGCTACTTCTATCATTGATCATAAAAACCATAATAATCAACAAATTACAAACCTACAGTTGCAAAACTAGATATTTATATAGATCCTTTCATATACTTTTGGCATTGATTTTTTGGCAACTCCTAGTCGCCATATCATATAATGCGGTCACCTGCAATAGCTACCATCCGTCATACATACGCCAAAGGCTACTCGAAGCCTATGGTTATCTGAATACCTTTACCATCGAAATCATATACAATTGCAAATATAAATGGCCCACCTTTGCTTTGGCTAAAAAATTATACGATAATCGCAAAAATAATCTCATATTAAACCTGCCGCTAAAGCCATTTAGAAATATCATCGTGGTGCAGGTCGAAAGCCTGGATCATTCGGTGTTAGATCTGAAATTGAATGACAAAGAGGTAACTCCTTTTTTGAATTTTCTTAAAAAATCTGCCATGGTCAAAAAAGTTTTCCATAAATCAATTTATTGCTCTGCAAATGCGGACTACAGCGTCCTAACGGGAGCTAAATATCCTGGCCTTTGTCCCTATGCATTTTCCAAAAATAGTTACTTTTCCTCACTGGAAACACTGCCGAAGAAGCTAATAAAATTCAAATCAACCTCCTATCACGGATGCCATGGCGATTTTTATTCCAGAAAAATTTCCTACTCTAGTATGGGATTTCGGGAAATCTATTTTTTAGAAGATCTTGAACCACTTGGACTTAAGAAAAAAATCATGGGTGTAAGGGACGGCGACCTATTTAATTTTGCGGTGAATCGATTGAATGACAATAAAAATGATAAAAATTTTATATTTATAATAACACTTACT from Puniceicoccales bacterium carries:
- a CDS encoding LTA synthase family protein, encoding MPRPLTNFIHVNGYTIILTLWFGAEAFVIQELTISSPHNNIINSLGIKSLRALIDFSFAYFLIATLQRKYQMLLYNLFEFILSLTFLTYYRYFKVPISLDVIATQFHEFMAIANIAIPLISPTATSMLLLSLIIKTIIINKLQTYSCKTRYLYRSFHILLALIFWQLLVAISYNAVTCNSYHPSYIRQRLLEAYGYLNTFTIEIIYNCKYKWPTFALAKKLYDNRKNNLILNLPLKPFRNIIVVQVESLDHSVLDLKLNDKEVTPFLNFLKKSAMVKKVFHKSIYCSANADYSVLTGAKYPGLCPYAFSKNSYFSSLETLPKKLIKFKSTSYHGCHGDFYSRKISYSSMGFREIYFLEDLEPLGLKKKIMGVRDGDLFNFAVNRLNDNKNDKNFIFIITLTSHCHFHMTPTKNIYPDGTDEVLWKKYINSINYVDQCFLDLYNKIPEDTVIVLYGDHISHMDYEGAGKLEVPLMIFQKGNDIHDGTISKTTHGDLKLHDIHWLICSIVEKSSTSISIK